In Anomalospiza imberbis isolate Cuckoo-Finch-1a 21T00152 chromosome 10, ASM3175350v1, whole genome shotgun sequence, the DNA window cttctctttcttatCACTGCAGCCTTGCACTCATCTCTTTCTTGTCACAATCGCCTTGCACTCTTTCTTATCATAATAGCCTTGCACTCTTTCTTATCACTGCAGCCTTGCACTCTTCTCTTTCTTATCATGATAGCCTTGCactcttcttctccttcttatCACTACCGCCTTGCACTCTTCTCTTTCTTATCACAACAGCCTTGCACTCTCTCATCTGACTTCTGCAAGCACAGTAAATGTTAAGTGGTACACATTGTGTAGTCAGCTACCCCTAATCAATCTCTCTTTAGCTCCTAAATCTCTTGGCTCAGCTCTTCCCGAGGGGCAGCTCTGATCGCTGCtccccgggacagggacaggagccagggaatggctggagctggcccaggggaggtttggggtggaGATTAGGattttaggaaaaggttcttcccccaaagggtgctgggcactgcgCAGGGTCCCCAGGGAATGAATGGGCATGTTCCCAAAcgtgccagagctccaggagcgtttggacagcgctcccagggatgcccaggtggGAATTTGGcgtgtctgggcagggccaggggctgggctggatgatcctggtgggtcccgtccagctcaggatgttctgtgattctgcaattCTATGAAATGTGGGATGTGATCCTGATTTGTGTAAATCCAGAGCAGAAGACTGAATGTCAGCCACATCCTGGAAGTTACAGTCCACCAGTGTGGGTGGGAATTCCTTGGGACCACACGGGCATGGGACAATCCCAGATCCCTGCTGGCAGGAGGCTGCGCTCCTCAatcctctgtccctgccctgagcccctTGGATTCACAGCTTTAATTCCACATTCACTTCAGCCATGACTTTATGACCCCCAAAACTACCTTCAAGCAGTTTTACATGTTTActgagtttcttttttttttttcttttttttttccattgcaaaatatgaagttaaaaaaaattgggttcaattttaaaaataaataaatgaggcACAAGAAGCAGCTCTCTATAAAGGAcctaaatatttaataaaatacacTTTGTGTCTTCTTTCTGCTGCTAAAATACACATCCACAGAGCACCTAATTCTGCTCCTGCTCTAATGAATAGCATGCAAAAGTTCACTTTAATAGCACTAATATTGGAGATAGGAACTATTCATCtgaggaaaggtgggaaaaccaTAAATAATTCTCCTTTAATCCAATGCACTCCCCAGATTTTTGCTTCCCATGGCTTGGGAACAGCTGGCTCGTGGAAATTGTGGTGGCTGTAAAGGGAGTTGGATCTCTCATCTCTTGATGGAAAAGACCTTGTGGTGGTTGAAGGTGCCATAATCTGCTCTCAGACAGGCACTGGGAATCTCTGGATTCccaaggggaaggaaaagggaaaggatttcAATCCCTCCTTTCTGCAGCGTGGAGCTCTCAGCCAGGTTCCCCTTCTGTATTCGCAGAATTAATTCTCCTTAAGGAAAGGGACAATTCCAAAGCTCTGGCAGCTCCTTGGATGTGCTCAGATATTGAAGACAGATTAATTTCTGATGTTTTGTGAACCTCTGAGCTCCTGTGTCTCTGAGGCAGCCCAAAGTTGgttttaaaaagtctttaaCCGTGGCCCAGAGTGAAAGGCAAAGCTGTGAGATTTGATGATGTCAAATAAAACAAGCAGCTCTTCCCAAGGTGATGGAATCACCTCATATACACTCCTCAATGCCACACTGCTCAGGTATTGATGAAAATGTCATTTAGAAGTTAAACCTTGGAGTTACTGAGATAATTTTGTTGATTTTACAGGTCCCAGGGGGGAGAAGGGAGACgctgggctgccagggctgccggGAACTCCTGGCCCTCAAGGTCCAAAAGGCTCTAAAGGAGAAAGAGGTAAAACAGACTGATGGAAAATACTGCTGTCCTCATAAAATACCACAAAATTATTAAAACCCCCgtatttttcaaagcaaaagaagaTTGCTGCTAGGGATTTAGCCCTGGAGAGGTTTAGCTGGCATCAGTGCAGGGACAGGAACTCAGGTGGTGGCAGTGTTTGTTCAGGGGGAGTAGGAGCCGCTACTCATAAAGATCTCACTCGAAAATTCTTGTTCAGAACAGGAGTTCAAAATCTGGGTTCAGTTTGCTTTGGATGAAGGACAGAAGTAGGAAAAAGGCACCACAGAAATTGTGTGCAGGTGTAAAATCTGCATTTCAATTTCAATATCTCAGGCAAAAGAACTTCAGTGAAGATGCTGAGCAGTCATTATCCATCAGTATTCCTGAAAGGAAACCCTGCCCTCCgtttggggcttggagcagctttATCCTGGCAggatcctgctgctgcctctggagaATCACCTGGGGTCCCAGCAGCAGAGTCTGGTGCTGTTcagtccctgcagccccttAGGCAGCAATTTACTCCTGGAAAAAGCTTTTTGGCTTTTTGAATGAGGAATGAGGAATGCAGAGCTGTCACCTTCCCCATCTCCCATTGAACAGCAGCAACTGCCTCGCAGAGGGGCAGAAATCTCGGAGTGAGGTGGCGCAGCGGGCTGTGGGATCCAGCTGAGGTTCCTGAAGGTGTTTCCTCAAAACCCACATTGCTCACGTCTGTTTCATTAATGAAGTGAGGGACACACGCAGACGGTCCCAGTGGGGTGTGATGcttgctctgctgcacacaccAGCaccaattaattaattaagtaATTCATGCTGGAATGTCctaggaggaaaaggggagcaAGGGGAGCGAGGAGCGAGTGGAAGCCCCGGTTATCCAGGGAAACCTGGGCTGCAAGGTAGGTCTGGAGAATCCAGGATTGCTCTGACCTTTCCCTCTGCTCCGGGTTTTGCAGCAGCATGGAAGGACCAACCCCTTTGGATGGTCCTTTCGTCTCCAGGGCAAGCCAATTTTATTGGTTTtaatcttttttccccccaggtgAAGCTGGAGCCAAAGGCAATAAGGGCAGCTACGGCTTCCCTGGACTGAAGGGGCAAAAGGGGGCTAAAGGGGACACCTGTGACAACGGCACCAAAGGAGACAAAGGGGACAGGGGGGATCCCGGAGAGCCGGGAGCGGGCGGGGAGCAGGGGGACAAGGGAGAAaagggggacacgggggaaaAGGGATACTGTGGGGAGCCGGGGGGCAGAGGGGCCaagggggacagaggggaagGGGGCACCAAGGGGGAGAAGGGCAGCAAAGGGGACACGGGCACCGAGGGCATGCGGGGGGCGGCCGGCAAACAGGGAGAGAAGGGCGAGCAGGGCCGCAAGGGTGACAAAGGGGACCTGGGCCCCGCGGGCACGGCGGGGCCCAAGGGCGAGCCTGGCGCCAAGGGCGGCCGCGGCGCCCCGGGCAGGAAAGGCTCCCGCGGGGCCAAGGGCACCCCTGGGCACGTCCCCAGGGCCCCGCGCTCGGCCTTCAGCGCGGGGCTGTCCAGgcccttccctcctcccaaCGTGCCCATCAGGTTTGACCGCGTGTGGTTCAATGAGCGCCACGACTACGACCCCACGACGGGCAAGTTCAACTGCAGCGTGCCCGGCGCCTACGTCTTCTCCTACCACGTCACCGTGCGCGGCCGCCCCGCGCGCCTCAGCCtcgtggccagcagcaggagggtggCCAAGGCCAGGGACACCCTCTACGGCCAGGACATCGACCAGGCCTCCTTCCTGACCATCCTCAAGCTGAGGGTGGGTGACCAAGTGTGGCTGGAGGTTGGGAAGGACTGGAACGGGCTCTACGCCGGCGCGGAGGACGACAGCGTCTTCACGGGGTTCCTGCTGTACCCTGATGGTTTTGAGGTCCTTCTGTGAGTTTATAATGTCTTTTCCCTCTTGGTGTGAGAGGAGAAAAGGGCAGCACCTTGGTTTAGTTGTTATTTTTGTGATGTTTTAACAAAAATGTTTATATTCGCAAGGCGTGGATTAGTTTGAAGAAGTCACGCATCCTTTGCCCGTTGTCCAAGCAGCAACAGGACCAGCATGGGGAGGGCATTTCCCAGCACAGTTTGTAATTAGAATATTCAAATCATGGAATGAaactccttcccagctcctgcagtccTTGCATGGCCCAAACTCCCTCTAGGAATCAGTTCTGATCACCTCTGATTTTGATAAAATTCCAGGGTTTGATTTATAGAGCTCAGCCAGATGGGAGCATGAGCAGTAGGTTCCTTGAGATCACCTGAAAAGATTTAAAGCTCTTTTATCCTTGAATCTGTGTTATTTAGTGCTTTAGTTTCGGTCacaaataatataaaaaattgTCTAAAAGAGTATTAGATCAGTGTAAAAACCCTCCTAACTCTTGTtcttaaacagaaataaatctgaaaCTTTCAAAAGTAGCTGAGAGGTGAATATTTGACTTTATTGGTCCACTCAGACCACCAGGTTCTGAGCCTCTGATGCTGTGGGATCATGCTTGGGCTGCTGGGAGGTGGAGGAGGCAGCCAAGAACAGACTTTGGAACTCCCTCAAGGTGTTGTGATGGCTCAGAGGATTTGTGGGAATGTTTAAAAAGCTTTGCGGGGACCATTTGACCAGAAAACCTTAATCCAAGCTGGTTTCCAccttaaaaatactaaaaattaaaaaacatccCTCATTTTGAGCTGTTTTCCCTCACTTTTTGTGCTGTGGCAGAATGAGAGTGGATTGATTGAGAACGTTCTTTGTCTCATTATGGAGccctgctaaaaaaaaaaaaaaacaactgccaaaatatttgttccctttcacttctgcttttattttgtttggtaAAACTGTCCCCTCTTCAGGTGCAGTGAAGCATTTTGACACTggtggaagaaaataaatgctcAGGGCTCTAATCAGGCCAGCAGCTCTTGTCAGTAActataaaaaaatattccaaagcCATAAAAACACCTATTTTGTGgtgttttccatgtttttaatCAAATATTCCACAGATTAGCActtaattctgtgattttagtGGCAGGACTGGGTTTCTGAGCCAGAGGAACATCAGCAGCAGAACTTGGtgtctccctgtgcttcccGTCCTGGGTTTTTCCAGGTGTTCTGTGTCCCCAAGCCACTGTTGCCACCAGGAATTGTccccagctgagctgtgcttgCTCCAGAACAAATCCCACCTGTGcagcctgagggctgggggtgGTTAATTAAGGGGATAATATGGGCCAGGGGGGAATTCTGCATTTATTTGGgctcagggagctgctctttgctGCTCAGAGGCTGCATCCTCGCTCGGCTCTTGCTCCTTCCAGTCTGGATTTCTCTTCCCTGGCCCAGGTAAGGCCCTGGTTCTGCTTTACTTTGATTTGGATGAAAATGGATGGATTTCATTGATTCAGACCAGATTACAAATGCAATATTGTAATCCAGGCTCCCCCATTTCAGCTGAAATGTGCCTTAGTGTTGTTTTGGAATTCTGTGGCTTGGCTGCTGAAAGGATTTCCCTTTTGAAAGGAGGAAGACCACTTTTTGATGGGAATTAAAGTGGATTACAGTGTGAGCACTGCCAGTTTTCCAGTGTCTTGTAAAAAGCTACTTAATAGGGAATATTTATGGTGCTCTCCAGGTAGAGGCACTGGTGTTTATTCCCAGGAAAAGCTCTGCCCTGGTTTCATGGAAGCTGGAGTTTCACCAATACTCCTTGAAAGACTTTCAGGCCAGAAGTGTCTGCGCCAGGAAAAGATTTGATGTGAAAACAAGAAGGATTTGCTGCTGGGTGGTTTTAGGAGGTCTGGTTTCCTATTAATATCATGCCTTAGAGATTTGCCTTAGTTTAGATGTGTATATTAAATTTTTTCAAGTCTATTTTGGGTAAATTTGATTGACCTGGCTCATTTTAATGACTTCtttgaattgcttttttttttttttttttttttttgttgttgttgctggaAATAAGAACTTTTTCAAGCAGAGATTTTCCGTGTTCTGGGTGAAACTTCTCTTGCTGCAGCCAGAACTTCCATACTTTATTCTGTTTTTAGGAAATGTCTTATTTCAATGAGATAAAACTGTGGCTGGACTGAAAATGCACTGGCTTTGTTTTAGCTTATCTTTCTCAGTTTAATCTTTGGTCTGCAACCTCTGGACCAATCTGGTTTTAGTCTGAGCCTCTCCAGACTTTTCCTcatttaaaaaggggaaaaagaggaatAAGTAATCCTGAA includes these proteins:
- the OTOL1 gene encoding otolin-1 encodes the protein MPSCAVPSCAVPGPVPLLLALAAVPALAALKVTPAVLHTKPKPPQPPPSVPGKTPFPAAPGRAELPTLFPSENSTLDSAELFFNCCDCCPPAAGPRGWPGPQGPAGPRGEKGDAGLPGLPGTPGPQGPKGSKGERGGKGEQGERGASGSPGYPGKPGLQGEAGAKGNKGSYGFPGLKGQKGAKGDTCDNGTKGDKGDRGDPGEPGAGGEQGDKGEKGDTGEKGYCGEPGGRGAKGDRGEGGTKGEKGSKGDTGTEGMRGAAGKQGEKGEQGRKGDKGDLGPAGTAGPKGEPGAKGGRGAPGRKGSRGAKGTPGHVPRAPRSAFSAGLSRPFPPPNVPIRFDRVWFNERHDYDPTTGKFNCSVPGAYVFSYHVTVRGRPARLSLVASSRRVAKARDTLYGQDIDQASFLTILKLRVGDQVWLEVGKDWNGLYAGAEDDSVFTGFLLYPDGFEVLL